TACCGCGCCGGAATACAATTATGATGACTATGCTGAACTGAACGTCAAAGGAAAGATTGTAATTGCACTGGACGGGGAACCGCAGACGGATGATGAAAACTATTTCGATGGTGAAATTCAGAGTACATATTCCAGCGCGCAGTTCTATAAAAGACATCGCGCAAAAGAGCTAGGTGCGAAAGCGTTTATCGTTCTGGCCTACGACGGGCTTCGGTCTAAATGGGACGACTATATTGATTACTTTCGTACAAGTAAAATGGTATTCAACGGCGAGTATTTCAACGCAGACGATCCGGAACGGTTGCCTTTTTTTTATGCAAACAATAAATTTTTCGAGAACTTACTTACCGGCAGTGAACATTCCTATGACTCGATACGCTCATTAGTCAGTGAGAAAAAAGATCCGCCGCGATTTGATATTAAATATGTGAACTTTAAACTTCGGATGGATACCAAAGCTACATCAACAAAAGCTATGAACGTGGTCGGTATCATCGAAGGACGCGACGATAAACTGAAAAACGAATTTGTAGCGATTGGCGCGCATTTTGATCATTTGGGAACGAACGACAGCGGCGTGGTATTCAACGGCGCGGATGACGACGGCTCGGGGACAGTTGCGGTGCTTGAGGTGGCACGCGCGTTTTCTCGTTCACATGACAACAAGCGGTCGATCCTCATTGTCTTTCACGGCGCGGAGGAAAAAGGCCTGCTCGGATCGGAATATCTCACCAGCGAGAGCACGGCAAAGCCTTTTCAATTATCGCAGATCGTTTCACAGATCAATATTGATATGGTTGGCAGGGAATCGGCGGATAGCATTTATGTTATCGGTTCAGGGCGTTTGAGTTCCGAACTCAAAACTCTGAATGAAAATATTAACAGAAAACTCAAACTCTTCACATTTGATTACACTTTCGACGCCGATGACGACCCGAACCGTTATTATTACCGCAGCGATCATTATAATTATGCCAGGTTCGGCATTCCGGTTGTTTTTTTCTTCGACGGCATGACCACCGATTATCACAAATCGACGGACGACATCGAAAAGATCAATTTCCCCAAGATCGAAAAAACCGCTACGCTCGTTTATAATCTCGCCCAAAAGATCGCCAATCAGAAGAAAAGGCTTAAGGTGGATGGGAAGTGAGCGTCCCTCGCAGCATTATCCCCAAATTCTTTGCTTTTGATTTGAATCAGCAGTACATTAACGCATGTTTTGTATGTTTTTTTGGAGGATCAAACCATGAGGATCTTAACCCAATTATCATCTTACCGCGCAGACTGGCTTGACGTCGGTCTGACCAAGATCGCTGTTTTTTTCGCCACACTTTTCCTTGCAAAAGTATGGGGACCTATTCTTGGCCTGGAGTGGTACTGGTATCTAATCTTAGGGATTATCGCGTCTATTAAACCTTTCATGACCGCGATCAGGTGGTTTGTGCAAGCGGGAAAGGTTTGATAACTTTTTATCCGGAACGAACGCAGGATCATATCGTTTAATTCGTAACAACGTACGTCGTAACAACGTACGGTTTTTCCTCCAAGCTCTGCCGGGAGGATCGGGAAATGAAAATTATCCATCTGCACCCTCTCTTCTTAATACTCTTCATTGTCAGTTGTGAAGATCATCCTGACGAACAACATCTTTGGAATTCCACTACGCCTTATGAACAAGGCATTGATCCGCAGATTCTGGACTCCGCTTTTATTGTTGCTGAGAATACGGGATTCATCGACGGCCTCGTTGTGATCCGAAACGGCTTTCTGGTTGCTGAGGACTATTACAACGGTTACCGAAGGTCCAAACCGCACATTATTGCGTCCGTGTCAAAAAGCGTTCTCTCGGTCATTGCAGGGATCGCTTTATATCGCGGTGATATCGATAGCCTTGGAAAAAAAATTTTAGAATATTTTCCCGAATATATTTATTCGGGAATTGATACGAGGAAATATCAAATTACGATCAGACATCTCCTGACGATGCGAATGGGCATCCGCGACGAATCGGAGGACAATTATGGCGTTTATTGGGGGCTATATAGTTCACCCAATTGGATAAAAGCAACTATCGAATCTCCTCTGGTTTTTAATCCCGGTGAAAAAATGAGATATAATACTTTTCAAACGCATCTTCTTTCAGGTATCATCACCAAGGCAACACAAAAGAGTACATTGAAATACGGCAAGGAATTTCTCTTCGATCCGATGGGCATCGACGTGGACGAATGGAAACAGGATCCACAGGGGATCTACTTCGGCGGCAATGAAATGTATTTCACCCCGCAGGAAGTCGCCCTCTTCGGGTATCTCTACCTGAACCACGGATTTCTTAACGGCCGTCAGATCGTTCCATCGGCTTGGGTGGATTCCTCGCTTTCTCCCAGCACCAACAACACCCATCCTAACGCATGGGGCGCATTTAAGAATTATAACTATGCGCATTTATGGTGGCTGGGACAGATCAATGGAAAAGATATGTTCATGGGCTATGGATACGGAGGGCAATTTCTCGTTGTTTTTCCGGAATTGGATCTTATCGTCGTCTCAACTGCGAATTATTTCGTCGATCCGGAAATTTCTACCATCCAGGAATGGGCCATTTTTGACATTATTTCAAAATATATTCTGCCTTCAATAACGGATGGCTGAATTGGCTGTTTTACTAATCCAATAAATATTTTAAAAACCTCATATTTCTCTTGACTTTCCCTATCTCATCCGTTATATTTGCGACTCCTAAAACGATACTCAACCTGCTGGTTTTACTGAACCGAGCAGGCAATGATAAAAAAACCACCGGTTTTTAAGTCACGACAGAGTTTCACGAAAAAAGACATTAGTTAGTTAACCTGTAATAATTATAGGAATTTAGAATGCCTACGATCCAACAGCTTATTCGCAAAGGCCGAACTTCCAAAACTTGGAAAACGAAATCACCGGCTTTGCAATCCTGTCCTCAGCGTCGCGGCGTTTGCACCAGAGTGTATACGACCACACCTAAGAAACCGAATTCAGCGCTTCGTAAAGTTGCCAAAGTTCGTTTATCGAATAGCATCGAAGTGATCGCTTACATTCCGGGAGAAGGACATAATCTTCAGGAGCACTCAATCGTACTGATCCGCGGCGGCCGTGTGAAGGATCTTCCGGGCGTGCGATACCATATCGTTCGCGGCGTGCTTGATACGCAAGGCGTTCAGGATCGTAAACAAAGCCGTTCGAAATACGGAACAAAAAAACAAAAAGCGGCCGCTAAGTAATTAAGTAAACAATTTTAGAGGAACTATGTCGAGAAGAAAAAGAAGCCCCAAACGCAGAATACCTGTTGATCCGAAATTCGGAAGCATGTTGGTCTCAAAGTTGATCAACTGCATCATGTACGAAGGAAAAAAGGGCGTTGCCGAAGGTATTTTATATGATGCGCTCGGTATCGTTGAAAAGAAATCAGGTAAGAACGGTTTAG
This genomic window from bacterium contains:
- a CDS encoding 30S ribosomal protein S12, producing MPTIQQLIRKGRTSKTWKTKSPALQSCPQRRGVCTRVYTTTPKKPNSALRKVAKVRLSNSIEVIAYIPGEGHNLQEHSIVLIRGGRVKDLPGVRYHIVRGVLDTQGVQDRKQSRSKYGTKKQKAAAK
- a CDS encoding M20/M25/M40 family metallo-hydrolase, with protein sequence MKLKLAFLTLFFFAACSPYGSGSLDNQNPLININTIRANLQLLSSDELEGREAGTRGEKLAAMYLASQLRQYGVKPFAYSNSRDGVDSLNYFMEFEATKISILPASYIMIYDSLSKKETPMTYGQYFVNFHDQLVNCNIQAPVVFAGFGITAPEYNYDDYAELNVKGKIVIALDGEPQTDDENYFDGEIQSTYSSAQFYKRHRAKELGAKAFIVLAYDGLRSKWDDYIDYFRTSKMVFNGEYFNADDPERLPFFYANNKFFENLLTGSEHSYDSIRSLVSEKKDPPRFDIKYVNFKLRMDTKATSTKAMNVVGIIEGRDDKLKNEFVAIGAHFDHLGTNDSGVVFNGADDDGSGTVAVLEVARAFSRSHDNKRSILIVFHGAEEKGLLGSEYLTSESTAKPFQLSQIVSQINIDMVGRESADSIYVIGSGRLSSELKTLNENINRKLKLFTFDYTFDADDDPNRYYYRSDHYNYARFGIPVVFFFDGMTTDYHKSTDDIEKINFPKIEKTATLVYNLAQKIANQKKRLKVDGK
- a CDS encoding serine hydrolase; amino-acid sequence: MKIIHLHPLFLILFIVSCEDHPDEQHLWNSTTPYEQGIDPQILDSAFIVAENTGFIDGLVVIRNGFLVAEDYYNGYRRSKPHIIASVSKSVLSVIAGIALYRGDIDSLGKKILEYFPEYIYSGIDTRKYQITIRHLLTMRMGIRDESEDNYGVYWGLYSSPNWIKATIESPLVFNPGEKMRYNTFQTHLLSGIITKATQKSTLKYGKEFLFDPMGIDVDEWKQDPQGIYFGGNEMYFTPQEVALFGYLYLNHGFLNGRQIVPSAWVDSSLSPSTNNTHPNAWGAFKNYNYAHLWWLGQINGKDMFMGYGYGGQFLVVFPELDLIVVSTANYFVDPEISTIQEWAIFDIISKYILPSITDG